TGGTGGCGGCGATCCTGCTGCACCTGCTGCAGCTGTTCTTCACCGCCGGCTTCCGTCGGCCGCGACGCCTGAACTGGCTGGTGGTCTTCGGCCTGCTGGTCATCACGCTCGGCGCAGCCCTCACCGGCACCTCGCTCCCGGACGACATGGCGTCGGGCACGAGTCTCGCCGTACTCGACGGTGTCCTGCAGGCGACGCCGTTCGTCGGCTCTGCCCTGTCGTCGTTGCTGTTCGGAGGCGAGTTCCCCGGTGACGTGATGGCACGGTTCTACCCGCTGCACGTTGCCGTGCTGCCTGCCGCGCTCGTCGTACTGTTCATCGCCCTCAGGCGGAAGTCCGAACGGAAGGTCGTGGGACGCGCCGCGACCGTAGCCGTGCTGAAGAGGGTCGGCCTGTTCTGCTCCGTGGTCGGGGTCTCGTTCTTCATGGCCGCGACGGCAACCATCAACCCGGTCTGGCTGTACGGCCCGGCCGACCCGGCGGACACCTCGGCCGGCGTCGGCCCGGCCTGGTACCTCGCCTTCCTGGACGGCTCACTCCGGCTCGCGCCGGGCTGGGAAGTCGTCTGGTGGGGAAGGACGATCAGCTTCGCGGTCCTGTTGCCGGTCGCCGTCTGCACACTGTTCCTCGGGCTCGTCGCGGTCTACCCGTTCATCGAGGAACGGGTGACGGGCGACCGGAAGGAACACCACGGGCTCGAGCGGCCGCGCGCCAACCCGATCCGGACCGGCATCGGCGTCGCGGGCATCGTCTTCTACGGCGTCCTGTGGGCGGCCGCCGGCGCCGACACGATCGCCGTACAGTTCCATCTCTCGTTCAACACGCTGCTGCGGGTGTTCCAGATCCTTCTGATCCTTGGCCCACCCGCCGCGTTCGCGATCACCCGCCGCGTCTGCCTGGGTCTGCAGCAACAAGACACGGAGATCGCGGCGCACGGCATCGAGACCGGCCGGATCGTCCGGCGTCCCGACGGCGGGTACGTCGAGGACCACCGCCCGTCAGTGCGTCAGCTCATGTCGCACTGACAAGCTGGCTCCCACCGTGGATCCGCCCGCTGGTCGTCGACAGCGGACGGGCACTCGCCGCGCTGCGGGTTGCGATGATCTCGGCCGCGATCGAGATCGCCGTCTCCTCGGGCGTCCGGGCGCCGAGGTCCAGACCGATCGGCGACGTCAGGCGGGCCAACTCGTCCTCGGTGACACCCGCGGATCGCAAGCGGGCCAGTCGATCGTCGTGGGTGCGCCGCGAGCCCATCGCGCCGATGTAGCCGGCGTCTGTCCGCAAGGCCAGTTCCAGCAGCGGTACGTCGAACTTCGGATCGTGGGTCAGCACGCACAGCGCCGTACGGCGATCGACCTGGTCGAGGGCACCGGCCAGGAAGCGATGCGGCCAGTCGACCACGACCTCGTCCGCCTCGGGGAACCGTGCCCGGGTGGCGAACACGGCGCGGGCGTCGCACACCGTCACGTGGTAGCCGAGGAACTTGCCGACCCGCGCCACGGCGGCCGCGAAGTCGATCGCCCCGAACACGAACATCCGCGGCGGCGGGGTGAACGCCTGCACGAACACCGACACCTCGGTACGCCGGCATTCCCCGTGCGCGCCGTACTGCTTGATCGCGGTGGAACCGTTGCCGAGCATCGCCACCGCGTCCTCGATCACGGCCGCATCCAGCCCCGGATCGCCCAGGCTGCCGGTGACCCGATCGAGCTCGACGACCAGGCGACGACCGAGACCCGCTGTGACAACAGTCGCCACCGCGATCGGCCGACCCGACTCGATCGCGGCGGCCACGGTCTCGAACTCCGCGAACGACGCCCGATCGATCGGCTCCACCAGTACCTCGATCACGCCGCCGCAGGTCAGGCCGATCGCGAACCCGTCCTCGTCGGATACGCCGTACCGGCGGACCGTCGGTACGCCGGTACGGATGACCTCCTGCGCCACGGCGTACACATCGGCCTCGACGCAACCGCCGGACACACTGCCGACCGCCACACCGTCGCCGGACACCGCCATCGACGCGCCGGGCTGGCGAGGGGCCGAGCGGAACGTATCGATCACTGTGGCGAGTGCGAACCGCTCTCCGTACCAGGGGCGGACGTGCGCGAGGACGTCACGCACCCATGTCCTCCGCGCCCGCCTTGACCGCTTCGCGAATCCGCGTGTACGTGCCGCAACGGCAGATGTTGCGCAGCTCGTCGAGGTCCGCGTCGGTGATGTCGCGTCCCTCCGCCCGGGCCTGCTTGACCTTCGCGACGGCCGCCATGATCTGGCCGGGCTGGCAGTACCCGCACTGCGCGACGTCGTACTTCAGCCAGGCCTCCTGCATCGGGTGCAGGTCCTTGCCGACCGTCGCGGGCAGCCCTTCGATGGTGGTGACCTCGTCCCCGGAGTCGATGTCCTTCACCTGCACCGAGCACGGGTTGAACGCCTTGCCGTTGATGTGCGAGGTGCACGACTTGCACACCTCCAGGGCGCACCCGTACTTCGGGCCGGTGACGCCGAGCAGGTCCCGGAGAACCCACAGCAGCCGGACGTTGTCCTCGACATCGACGCTGATCTGCTTGCCGTTGAGCTTGAAAGTGTGCGTAGGCATGGATTCCTCAGAACGTGTGGTCGAGGCCGTCGGTCGGCGACTGCGGGGTGGACGGCTGCAACGGCAACGGCTCGAAGCTCAGCTTGCCGTGGTTGATCGGGAAGTACGTCGGCAGCGTGCCGGTCGCCCGCGCATACGCACACGCGACCGCGGCGAACGCCGGCGCCACCGACAGCTCACCGGCGCCGCTCGGGCTGTCGCTCGTGTTCGGCATGATCACCACCTGCACGTCCAGCGGCGAGTTCCACTCCCGGGTGTAGAAGTAGTTGTCCCAGCTGCCTTCGAGCGGGATGCCGTTCTTGATGTGCAGGCTCGACGTCAGCGCCAGCGCGATCGCGTCCTGCAGCCCGCCGAACATCTGGGCCTCCAGACCCCGCGGGTTGATGCAGAACCCGGGATCGACGACGATCACCGCCTTGGTCACCCGCGGCCCGGTCACCCCTTCGCCTTCGACCGGCCGGTTCACCGTCTCCGGCCGGCAGTCGATCTCGACCAGCGTCGCGACGGCCGCCCGGTACTCCGAGTGCACACCGACGCCCTGCGCCGTACCCTTCGGCATCGCCTTGCCCCAGTTGCCGACCTCGGCCGCCTTGTTCAGGACCGCGAGCAGCCGCTGGTCCTTGAGGAAGTTCCGGCGGAACGTCACCGGGTCCTGGCCCATCTTCGCGGCGAGCTGGTCGACCATCAGCTCCTCGGCGCAGACCACGTTCGGCGAGTAGATGTTGCGCATGCTGCCGGTGTTGAACTTCAGCGGGATCTCGTTGAGCAGCTGGGTCGTGACGCCGAAGTTGTACGGCGACGACTGGGTGAGCGCGAAGATCGTCTCGGCGAACGACAGGTTGCCGCCGACCGGGAGGTCCGCGGCGAACGCCGTGATCATCTCGCCGAGGCCGTGACCGAAGTCGGTCTCGACACTGGTATGCCGCTGCTCGTAGGTGAGCACGTTGCCGGCCAGGTAGTTCACCCGGACGCGGGACGTGCACATCGGGTGCGTGCGGCCCTGGCGGAAGTTGTCGGTGCGGGACCAGGACAGCTTGACCGCCTTGCCCATCTTCTGCGAGATCTCCGCCGCCTCGGCCGCCACGTCGTGGAACAGGTGCCGGCCGAACGAGCCGCCGCCCTGGATGACGTGCACCTTGACCGCGTCGATCGGCAGGCCGAGCTGCTTGGCGATGTCCTCCTGGGCCACGATCGGCACCTTCAGGCAGGACCAGATCTCGGCGCTGTCCGGGCCGACGTCCGCGATCGCGCAGTCCGGTTCGAGCGGGCTGTTGCTGGCGAACGCGAACACGAACTCGGCGTCGAGCGTCTTCGTCAGCAACGGCAGCGCCGGAACGGCCATCGGCAGCTGGGCCGCACGCAGCTTCTTCAGCACGGTGGCGTCGGACTCGCCGTCCACCGTGCCCGGACCCCAGGTCGCGTCGACCTTCTGGATCGCGTCGATGCACTGGCCGAACGTGTCGCCACGGATCGCGACACCGTGGGTGATGCCAACGACATCGGTGATCCCCGGCAGCGCGCGCAGCGCCGCGAGGTTGTTGATCGACCGCAGCGTCCCGTTGATCGTCGGCGGCCGGGCCACCATGGTCGGCTTGGCACCCGGGACGTTCAGGTCCATCGCGAACTGCTTGCTCCCGGTGACGATGTCGTGGCCGTCGACCCGGTTCCGCGGCTTCCCGAGAACGCTGAACTCGGACGGTGACTTGAGCTCGGCGGACACCGTGATCGTCTTGGCGGTCGCAGCGAGCTTGGCCAGCGAGCCGTACGTCGCCGTACGGCCGCTCGGACCGCTCAGCACACCCTTGCGCGTCGTCACCTTGCCGGCCTCGACGCCCCAGTGCGTCGCGGCCGTCTCCACCAGGCGCTGCCGGGCGATCGCGGCGGCCGTGCGCACCGGGAGATACATGCTGCGCATCGAGTTCGAGCCGCCGGTCAGCTGATTCATCAACAGCTCCGGCCGCGCGTCGGCGAGCGCGATCTCGACCTTGTCCATCGGGAGATCCAGCTCTTCGGCGACCATCATCGCGAACGCGGTGGTGATGCCCTGGCCGACCTCGGCCCGCGGGACCGCGAAGTAGGCGGTGCCGTCGGACTTCAGCTGGACCGTGATCAGCCCGGACGTCGGCGCCGCCGCGAGATTCTGCAGGTCGCCGAGGTCGAAGATGTCCGCCGGCTGCGGCAGCGAGGGAACCGCCGCATCGGCCGCCCGCGGGTCGGACTCGTTCGTCAGCCAGCTCACGCCGACCGCGAGGGTCGGCGCGGCGATCAGGTACCCGAGAACCTTGCGCCGGCCCAGCAGACCGCGTCTGTCGGCCGGTTGATCGCTTGGTCGATCCAACGAACGACGATGTTCGGCCATGAAGGTTCCTCCGTGCTCGAGCAATGCTGGGAACGCAGTCTGGCACCGTCATCGGCGCGGCGGCATGGCCACGATGCCCACGTTTTGCGCGGTCTTACTGTGCACAACGCACAGCCCGGCCCTTCGGTCACGCGGACGGCGGGAACAGTCTGAAAGCACGCAGCGCAAGGCCGAGTTCCAGGTGGAAGCCTTCGTCGCTGAGGTTACGGCCGGTGATCTGATGGACCCGGTGCAGGCGGTTGATGACCGTGTTGCGGTGACAGTGCGCAAGGTCGGCGGTACGACGTACGGAGCCTGCCGCGAGCACCCACTTGTCCAGGGTGTCGAGCAACAGTTCGCGTTCGGGCGCCGGTACCGTCATCAGCGGCAGGAGCCAGTGCTGCACGAGTTGCTCGGCCAACTCCGGTGCGCTGAGCAACAACGCCTCAGGCAGCCGCTCTGTCAGCGCCGCCACGTCGATCTGACCGGCCGGGAGTGTACGACGGGCCAGCATCGCCTGCCGGTACGCGATATTCACCTCGGCCAGACCGGAGACGACGCCGGACAGACCGGCCGGTGCGTGGACGACGTCACGCAGGGTACGCACCACCGTGACCGGGGATTCCGTGCCCACAGCAAGCAATCCGACGACGGTCTGCGGGCGGACCTGCCACGCGGACGCGATCCGGAGGCCCGCAAAGCGCCGTACGAACGAGGAGGTCGTGCACTCGTCGTCGACCAGGTTGTCAATGGCCACCACCGCGTAGCAGCCGTGCACGGGGACATCGAGGACGGTGGCTGCCTCTTGGATGAAGGCCCGATCCTTCCCGGGGCCGTGCAGCAGGCCTTCCCAGAGGGTCGACCTGCGGCGCTCGTCGGCGCGGACGAGTTGCCGTTCGGCTGCGTGGTAAGCGGCCGCGACCTGCGACGACGTGCGGTCGACGACCTCCCAGACCTTGCTCGCGACATCCAGCAGCGCCTCGGTCTCGACCACACCCTGGGCACGAGCCTCGTCGATCAAGGCCTCCCACACCAACCGCCCGCCAAGGCGAAAGGACTTGAGTACGTCGTCCAGCGGCATCCGCTGCTCCGCCCGCCGCCGCCCGGTCGCCTGCGCCGCGTCGAAGTGATCGTCGTTGTCGGCAATCATCTGCACAACGCGGGCAACGTTGTCATGACAGGACCGCCACAGATCCTGCCGCGGCACCGCACCCATCTCGCGATACGCGGGGTTCTGCTCGTAGATCGTCTCGACCAACGCATCGGTCAACGCCGGCAGATGCAGCAACACACTCTCGGCCAACGCTTCAACCGTCAGCTCCACCACCGGCAACGCAACATCCCGCTCACCCATAGTCGGCACAGCATCGCACACGGTCGCCGACTTGGGTACGGGTGGAGTACGGGCAGCGGACTGTTCCAACAGGTCCTTACCGTTCGCAGCAACACGTTCGGGACAACAGTAGGGAAACCATGTCTTCGCAGAGCATCCGCCGACGCGTCCTCCGCAGAGCCGCCGCCCCGGCCGCCGCCGTGGCCCTGGCGGTCGGCCTCACTGCCGCCCTGGCCACCACCCCCGCCGCCGCCAGCGGCTCCTACACCGGTCGCGCCTACGTCTACGGCGAAGGCTCCCTGGTCGGCGACTGGAGCGACGAGGGCGTCGTCAACGTAGCCACGCACCGCTCCTCCAACGTGACCTGCCTGTGGCAGACCATCCTCTGGGCGGACGGCTACCTGCCGAGGTCCGACATCGACGGCATCTTCGGCGACCAGACGCACGCCGCCACGGTGAGATGGCAGCGGAACCACGGGCTCACCGCGGACGGCTCGGTCGGCAAAGCGACCTTCGCGAAAGCGCAGCAGAACATCGTCCTTCAGGACACCTCGGGCGGCTACCAGTACGGGATGTACGACGGAAACAGCCTCTTCGCCGTCCGTCGCCCGATCAACGCCGGGAACTGGATGTTCGCTTCGCCCAGTGGCGTCTTCATCTCGGCCGCCTACAACTGGAAGACCTGCTGACCTGTGCGCAAACTCATCGCCGCGCTGGCCGCCCTTGCTATCGCCGGCGCCACGCTCGTAGCCGTCTCCGCCGGCGCTGAAGCCGCCACCACCTGGAAGGCCCACGACAAGAACTGCAAGACCCTGAAAACCTCGGAGGGCGTGGAGATCGGCTCGGTCTGCGCCGAGGTGCAGAAGCGGGTCACCGACTCCGGATCGGTCACCGGCTACCGCGGGCGGGCGTCCGTCGCGCCTGTCGCCGGCCAGTCGATCACGCCGGACCACTACGTCTGGAACAGCCACATCACGGAGTACTGTTCCGGCGGCGAATGCGCTCCGAAGACCACGGCGTGGACGTCCTCCTGGTCCCCGGTCCTGACGTCCGAGAGCACATATGTCACTTGGGGCGATTACGGGGACGTCGGAGCCTCCTGGAGCCAGTGGTTCAAGCTGGCGGGCCGATGCGTGACCTACGTCGCGGGCGAGGTCTGCGTCAACCGATACGAGCGCGGCTACCGCACGTACCACGAGGAGCGCGGACAGCTCATCGTCAGGCCCGCCTCGGGTCAGTGGATCGAGCCGCGGTGGGTCCGGGTCGGCCACGTGATCAACGGTGAGAGCACCTCGCAGACCACCAACCTGTGCGACCCGTCGTGCACGCGGACCAGCACGAACTTGTCGCGGTCGGTCGTGCGCTCCTTCGACAGCGGCTACGAGGAAGGCTTCGCCTCCGCCAGCTGGGCCCTGCCTTCCGGAGCAGTCAAGAGCATGCGCGTCGCCTACCCCTGACGGCCGTAGGCGTCAGGCGCCTTGGCTCAGAAGGGTCAGTCCTAGTTCCGAGGCGGTGTGGACAACTCGTCTGCCGTCGCGGTCGCTGATGATCAGGCCGGCTTCTCGCAGGATCTTCGTCTGTTCGCTGGACGAAGCCTGCGAGATGTCGAGCCGCTTGGCCAGCTCGCTGGTGGTGCAGGAACCGCCGGCCAAGCAGTCCAGCATGGCCGCGCGGGTTCGGCTCAGAAGATCCTCCAGCCGGGCGCCGGCTGCTCCCGGATCCAGCCAGCCGAGCCGGTGGGACACCGGGTAGATCAGCACCATCGGCTCGCCGGGCAGGTCCATCAGGGTGATGTCGTTGAAGGCGAAGAACGACGGCTGCAGAACGACGCCGCGGCCGCCGAGCTCGATGTCGAGCTCGGACCGTTTGTTGACCAGCACGATCGCAGGTGGCTCCCAGCGCAGGGTGCCACCGATCCCGGACAGCAGGCCGTCGATGCCCTGCGCGCACAACGTCCGGCGCTGGGTGAGCAGTTCCTCGTTGACCTGTCGGCGCATCTCACCCCAGTACGGCGCCAGGTGGGCGGCGTGGAACCGGCCGAGGGCGGTGACGAGTCGCCGCAAGGTCTCCGGATCGCCGGACGCGAGAGAGCGCGCCCACCCCGGTAGCGGCGTCTCGTCGCCGAGCCGTCCGAGATCGGTACGCAAGGTCGTGCGCGGCGTCCGCAAGACGGCCTCGAAGCCCTCCCGAAGGTCGGTCGTTCCGGCCACCGGAGTAAGGAAGTCCGGCGAATAGCCCCAGGCCGGGACCAGCGTCTGGAGCGCTCGCCAACGCGCAGGCCGGTGCAGCCGGACCTTGCGGCGCCAGGGGTCGAACACCAATCCACCGACCCCGTTGGTGATCGCCTGCAGCCCGTGGACCAGTTCCCACATCGGATCGATGGCCGGTGCCAACCGCACCCGGCGAATGTCGTCAGTACTCAGGTGGATGCGCCACATATTGCCCCCCAGGTCGTTCCCACCAGGAATTCGGCCTGAACCTAAGTATTCG
This Kribbella sp. NBC_00482 DNA region includes the following protein-coding sequences:
- the qcrB gene encoding cytochrome bc1 complex cytochrome b subunit, whose translation is MQRPLSNLRARVFPNHWSLLFGQIAFYSFVVILFSGVVLMLDYKPSAEQVVYDGPYGPLRGTEMSRALDSTLAITFETRGGLLIRQLHHWATLIMVAAILLHLLQLFFTAGFRRPRRLNWLVVFGLLVITLGAALTGTSLPDDMASGTSLAVLDGVLQATPFVGSALSSLLFGGEFPGDVMARFYPLHVAVLPAALVVLFIALRRKSERKVVGRAATVAVLKRVGLFCSVVGVSFFMAATATINPVWLYGPADPADTSAGVGPAWYLAFLDGSLRLAPGWEVVWWGRTISFAVLLPVAVCTLFLGLVAVYPFIEERVTGDRKEHHGLERPRANPIRTGIGVAGIVFYGVLWAAAGADTIAVQFHLSFNTLLRVFQILLILGPPAAFAITRRVCLGLQQQDTEIAAHGIETGRIVRRPDGGYVEDHRPSVRQLMSH
- a CDS encoding XdhC/CoxI family protein, yielding MRDVLAHVRPWYGERFALATVIDTFRSAPRQPGASMAVSGDGVAVGSVSGGCVEADVYAVAQEVIRTGVPTVRRYGVSDEDGFAIGLTCGGVIEVLVEPIDRASFAEFETVAAAIESGRPIAVATVVTAGLGRRLVVELDRVTGSLGDPGLDAAVIEDAVAMLGNGSTAIKQYGAHGECRRTEVSVFVQAFTPPPRMFVFGAIDFAAAVARVGKFLGYHVTVCDARAVFATRARFPEADEVVVDWPHRFLAGALDQVDRRTALCVLTHDPKFDVPLLELALRTDAGYIGAMGSRRTHDDRLARLRSAGVTEDELARLTSPIGLDLGARTPEETAISIAAEIIATRSAASARPLSTTSGRIHGGSQLVSAT
- a CDS encoding molybdopterin cofactor-binding domain-containing protein, producing MDRPSDQPADRRGLLGRRKVLGYLIAAPTLAVGVSWLTNESDPRAADAAVPSLPQPADIFDLGDLQNLAAAPTSGLITVQLKSDGTAYFAVPRAEVGQGITTAFAMMVAEELDLPMDKVEIALADARPELLMNQLTGGSNSMRSMYLPVRTAAAIARQRLVETAATHWGVEAGKVTTRKGVLSGPSGRTATYGSLAKLAATAKTITVSAELKSPSEFSVLGKPRNRVDGHDIVTGSKQFAMDLNVPGAKPTMVARPPTINGTLRSINNLAALRALPGITDVVGITHGVAIRGDTFGQCIDAIQKVDATWGPGTVDGESDATVLKKLRAAQLPMAVPALPLLTKTLDAEFVFAFASNSPLEPDCAIADVGPDSAEIWSCLKVPIVAQEDIAKQLGLPIDAVKVHVIQGGGSFGRHLFHDVAAEAAEISQKMGKAVKLSWSRTDNFRQGRTHPMCTSRVRVNYLAGNVLTYEQRHTSVETDFGHGLGEMITAFAADLPVGGNLSFAETIFALTQSSPYNFGVTTQLLNEIPLKFNTGSMRNIYSPNVVCAEELMVDQLAAKMGQDPVTFRRNFLKDQRLLAVLNKAAEVGNWGKAMPKGTAQGVGVHSEYRAAVATLVEIDCRPETVNRPVEGEGVTGPRVTKAVIVVDPGFCINPRGLEAQMFGGLQDAIALALTSSLHIKNGIPLEGSWDNYFYTREWNSPLDVQVVIMPNTSDSPSGAGELSVAPAFAAVACAYARATGTLPTYFPINHGKLSFEPLPLQPSTPQSPTDGLDHTF
- a CDS encoding ArsR/SmtB family transcription factor, which translates into the protein MRLAPAIDPMWELVHGLQAITNGVGGLVFDPWRRKVRLHRPARWRALQTLVPAWGYSPDFLTPVAGTTDLREGFEAVLRTPRTTLRTDLGRLGDETPLPGWARSLASGDPETLRRLVTALGRFHAAHLAPYWGEMRRQVNEELLTQRRTLCAQGIDGLLSGIGGTLRWEPPAIVLVNKRSELDIELGGRGVVLQPSFFAFNDITLMDLPGEPMVLIYPVSHRLGWLDPGAAGARLEDLLSRTRAAMLDCLAGGSCTTSELAKRLDISQASSSEQTKILREAGLIISDRDGRRVVHTASELGLTLLSQGA
- a CDS encoding PucR family transcriptional regulator, with amino-acid sequence MGERDVALPVVELTVEALAESVLLHLPALTDALVETIYEQNPAYREMGAVPRQDLWRSCHDNVARVVQMIADNDDHFDAAQATGRRRAEQRMPLDDVLKSFRLGGRLVWEALIDEARAQGVVETEALLDVASKVWEVVDRTSSQVAAAYHAAERQLVRADERRRSTLWEGLLHGPGKDRAFIQEAATVLDVPVHGCYAVVAIDNLVDDECTTSSFVRRFAGLRIASAWQVRPQTVVGLLAVGTESPVTVVRTLRDVVHAPAGLSGVVSGLAEVNIAYRQAMLARRTLPAGQIDVAALTERLPEALLLSAPELAEQLVQHWLLPLMTVPAPERELLLDTLDKWVLAAGSVRRTADLAHCHRNTVINRLHRVHQITGRNLSDEGFHLELGLALRAFRLFPPSA
- a CDS encoding peptidoglycan-binding domain-containing protein, which gives rise to MSSQSIRRRVLRRAAAPAAAVALAVGLTAALATTPAAASGSYTGRAYVYGEGSLVGDWSDEGVVNVATHRSSNVTCLWQTILWADGYLPRSDIDGIFGDQTHAATVRWQRNHGLTADGSVGKATFAKAQQNIVLQDTSGGYQYGMYDGNSLFAVRRPINAGNWMFASPSGVFISAAYNWKTC
- a CDS encoding (2Fe-2S)-binding protein, translating into MPTHTFKLNGKQISVDVEDNVRLLWVLRDLLGVTGPKYGCALEVCKSCTSHINGKAFNPCSVQVKDIDSGDEVTTIEGLPATVGKDLHPMQEAWLKYDVAQCGYCQPGQIMAAVAKVKQARAEGRDITDADLDELRNICRCGTYTRIREAVKAGAEDMGA